AACCTGACAAAACAGCTTTCAGAACAGTTCACCGCATTggaatattgttttgttttattttatttaattttactgaaGAAATAATATAGCTAATGAtgttaataaacaaaacaacaaaaaaacatttaaaaaacaatggtacaaaaaatttaaaaaaatacagaagctAACATGCAAGAGTGAACAGGTATTGCCACAATGAAAGAGACAGTTGCAGGATAATTCATGCTCACTCATGTGTGCTGGGTCAAAGcgatttcagtgtgtgtgtgtggctgatTGTTTCTTAAGAGAGAGAGTTTTCTAtttctgtttctctctgtcCGTCTCTCTATTCGCTGCCATTTGAACATCCATGCAAACACTGCTGCTGCACCCTAAGGCCTGCTGAGTTGCTATGGATACAGCAGTTATCACTCAGCCTAAGCGATGTGAATACTGGGAAAAGAGggagttttctttctttttttcttagaGAAAGAACTCCacagctttttattttcttttttccttctaCCAGTGCACGTCATGTTACATAAGAATCCTGATTTGCTGTTAACTTGAGGCTTTTTTATGTGAATGAGGGAATggaaacaagaagttaattttGGCCCCTCATGACTTCCAAATGTTCTGCAGTTTTCCTTCTGCCTAAAGTAAACTTGCCGCACCATCTAAGTGAGCACACAGTGACTCCTGCTGGTCACGATCAAGTACTGCACCCTCAGTATATAAAAAGCATTTAGACTGGATGGATGACTGGTTGAATATAGTTTGGTTGTTCAGTGTGTTCAATTTAGCGCCTCTTTATGGCTCACTCTTTAGTCCTAGTTTTGTTGAGGGGTCTTGGATTCTCCTTTATGATAACACACATCATGCTCCTTCTTGTAGGTGTCTACATCTTGATCGCTGTCGGTGCTGTGATGATGTTTGTTGGATTCCTTGGTTGCTATGGAGCCATACAGGAATCCCAGTGTCTTCTCGGAACAGTGAGTAACAAATCCTGACCTCTCAGCAAATTCCTCAAATCACATGATGCCAAACAGTAATCAGAAGTATATTTTAATGGACTGACTGTAAATCCCCACTGAAAAAAAAGGAAGGAAACAGCTTGTATGGCTTTTTCAgttagtttaaaaatattttaggtaAATGTATTAACTGAGCTTGTTAAAATACCATGACTTTATTTTATgccattattttaataattacctCTTTATACCacagttcaaatgtttggtgCCAATaagcttttttaaagaaaacatttatataaatcatatatatatatatataaaataaaaatgtttttgagcaccaaatttgaatggtagtgtagttTTTAAAAGATTAAGTTATGGCTTTGTTACTGACATTGGCAACTCATACTTATTGGTTTGCACTGTAAATTAAGGTAAGCTTTCGTAGGTTAACTTTTCAATATGAAGTTtcttaataaatagtgtaaaatGTAAGAGTTTTATTTAAGGTCTTCAACTTTATTGCATGTAAGactaattattacatttgtgcCCCTTGTATACATCAATTATAAACTGAtgcagttcattttagtgaataatTGTCagtgacagaaatatatatcaaaagtataacatttaaatatatctcTAAAAAGAGAATCCACATTGTTGTTCATTATGAATTCATTGACAGACTCCTGTCCATAGAGTACACATcccttttctttctctcccaCAGTTCTTTGCCTGCCTGGTCATTCTGTTTGCCTGTGAGGTTGCTGCCGGAATCTGGGGATTCATGCACAAAGACAAGGTCAGTTTCTCTGACAAACATGCATAAACAGTGTCAAGCTGACATATACACATCTGGTtacatatttgtaattatacCTTCTTTTTCAGATCTCCAAAGAGCTGATCACTTTCTATGACTCTGTGTATGACAGAGGCGTTTCACTTACAGATAATGAGCAAAAGCAGGCTGCCGCTACTGTCTTGAAGGTCTTTCATGAGACTGTAAGTAGTCCTGATGTTCTGAGGAGCACACAATTAATCAAGCTAACACAAACTCCTCTCAAACCAAATAATAGTACTTATTTCTAATCACTGTCATTTCTGGGTTTCAGCTTAACTGCTGTGGCAAAGGAACCCTGTTTTCAGGTGCTGCAATGTGGCTTTCAGACACCTGTCCTCAAGACAAAAAAACTTCTGACGTAATAAGCCTCTCCTCAGTAAACCCTCATACTGAAGAATTCTCATCCAAATCATCCCACATAGCATGACAATAACCTGTTTCTGCATTTTTCAGAACTGTCACACCAAGATCAAAGAGCTTTTCTCTGAGAAGATCTATCTGATTGGCATCGCCGCCTTGGTTGTTGCTGTTATCATGGTGAGTGAGTCTGAGTGTGTTTATATAGGGGCCTGTGTGTTAAGTTATATTCGACTAGCTTTTGATGTTGTTGCATCACATTTTACCCTTATTTTACTCTCTTTCTAGATCTTCGAGATGATCTTCAGCATGGTGCTTTGCTGCGGCATCAGGAACAGCCCTGTTTACTGAAACAGAAGGGCAAGATATTACCTTTAAAACATCAgccaaaaaaaattgtgttttatatcTACCATCTcctattttgttttgtatctaCCATTGTTTCCTAATGTAGTCACCCTGTCCAGTTCCTGAGGACTCAGAAcaatttttgtgcatttttttgttcaaatGTTGCAGTGGAACCACCAACAACTAGTCTGCTATTGTTTACGCTGTAGTTGGCAAAGACTAGTTGTGATCTGTAGCTATAGCAGTAGACTTACAAACACAGTACATTATCACATGAAGaattgattcatttatttgctTGTAGTTTTTTTGTGTTAACTTTGGAAGTACTGCTATTGCTATTGGTTAATATCATTCTTTACGTATGTACATGtataaactgtatatatttGCAGCCCTGTATGGCTCTTAAGCATGAATCTTGTATTGAACACTCCTGTCCATCTTCCTCTCTGAGACTGCTGTTTGTATGTTCACGTTTCTTCCTGAGAAACCACTAAATAAACAGTGTTAGCTAGGTGAGAGAGCAAGTCAGAATAGAGTGCTTATTGAAAGTGAGAGTAAAAGGATTAATATCGTTAAAGACCCATGTATACTTCATTTTCCGCGTTCTGCTCCGTCTAGCATACAGTTGAACGCTCGAGCCATTCAAAATACACTCCGTAGACAGCGGTCTAGGACGGACGCGTTGGGCGCCTGCGCACTACCCAGTGAACCTTCGTTTTCAAGGCTTCACTCGGACAGTATGCACTGACATTAGCGGACTTGCGTCACACGGACTGTCAGCTAGAGTGGAATTCGGACAAGGAAAGTATACTTCCGGTTTAAAATTATTGAAGTTGACGAGCACTGCGTTACTTTCTGCTCAGTCGGTTCAAAATTGACTATACCGGGTTCTGTGGGTCAACAAGTTAATGGCAGTCAACAGCACTtataatgttgattaccacaaaatGTAGTTTCCTCTCCTTAATAAACAGCAACAATTTGGGTTACAATGAAGTACTTAAAATGACAGCGAATGAGGCCGATTCgtaaacattacaattttacaatttaGTTGCCATAACAAATTAAGTCTAGAACCTTAATGTAAGCGTGTATAAAATGAagcatttctgttttaaatagcCTGCTCTAGAAAGTTACAAAATTCACTTCTATTTTAAGTGCCTCACCGTAGCATTGGTTTTTGCCGTTTTCAAGAGtcaaaattagtttttgtgGCAACATTACGCCGCAATTGTTATAAATTGAGTTTAACTTGCGAATCATATTGAACCTGGAATATACCTTTAATGGCAGAAAGGGCACTGATCTATGATCATTGTGTTTCTTATATGTGAGATCACATAGACGAGAGAGCTGATCCTAGATCAGCACTCTTGCTGTGGAAAGCTGTAAACCTAGAGCTTCTGATGCCCGCTACAATCTACAGTCTCTTTATGCTCTCTTAATACactgtaatgtatttttctGGATGCCCGTCATACAAGGAGTTGGACCACATGTAGATTCACTGCCCCAGTCACTGAAGTTCTGGCCCTCTTTGCAGTGATCCAAGCCATAGAGAGGATTCATACATACCTGCTAGCCTTATTAATGAAACACCCTATCCCTTAATCACTTAGATAGCAAATCCAGATTGATTCCTAATGGAACCGTCTATGCTGTCATAGCTGTAATGTGTTATGATTTCACTCGACTGGAAAATCCAAGGAGTTTGCGTGATTGTCTGTATGTACATTTGTGATATCAGTTGACAGTGAGTTTGGAAGGACATGCTTGGTTGGTTATAGGATTGACAAGCTCTAACTCTTCACTGCCACCTCTATCACAGATGTAGTTGCTGTAATACCGTGTCACCTTCACTAGGTGGCGCTCCAGTAGTATTCGCTTTGAAAACTGGTGACTACACTCTTAGTATGCCTGTGTACATGTCTGTCGTGCACTTATTCTTCTAGACCGCACTAATACGAAGCGCCCTCATCCCTGATGCATAAATACCATAAGATTTGTGATTTACTACATGCATTATGCAACCCTGTCTTGTTAACACATAATGCCTATGCTGATATTCTTAGAAAGTGTCTTGTAATATGTACAGCTATATAGTATACTAATTACCATGTAAAGACAATGTATGCCTTTTAATTGTGATATCGTTTTTTTCTGGTACTTGTCAAAAAATGCAATGATTTCATTTGAAGCATGTAAGAATTTTGGGGGTCCTGACAAGTAAAGCATGATCTTCTAACTATTAAATATTATGAAGGAGAAACAGTTGTTTATGAAATTAACTGTTGAAGTTACAACACATCAGCGTATTTGTACACTATCAAATGTTACTGTTGTGTTGACAGGATCTCATACTTATCTGATACCCAAATTGACAACTGTAACTCAAGCTCTCTTTACCCTGACGCACCAATTATAGATTTTGGTCTGGTTTTGTTGCCcaaatatttagaaattaaatgtattttacaaataacatctcttcagttgttttgtctacatttttcctttgttggtggaaaaaaataaataaaaaaagagagatcaAAAAGTTCACTCTTGTCAGGGCCGATAGCCTTGTGTGCAGCGCGCCGCTGCACTTGGGGTGTCTCGAGTTCGGACCTTTCCTGAACCTGCtcccttctctctctccatcttcgCTTCCTGTCATGTCTGATCTGTCCTATCACAATAAAGGCTAAActgccaaaaaataaatctaaaaaaggTTCACTCTTAAAAGTAGGGTTCCATAAAAGGTCTTTAGTGATGcaatagaagaacctttttgtatTCTCCCAAGAAGCTTTCTGTGAATGGTTTATAAACGAACCATTgggttttcttttttcctttaaagaaccttttgagCAATGGAaaagttccatggatgttataggctaggttctttatggaaccattgatgtcaataaaaaaaaaaaagaaagaaagaaaactgaatttttaagaatgttgttGTCATCAAATACCACTGATATGTGTCATACTCTTTTTAAAGAATGAGATTTACAAACAGAATTCATTTTTTATCATGAATCATGTTTTGTGCATCAGCACATTCTTCTTCTGTCAGTCATCCTATTACTAAAGACCCTGAACTTCTGAACCCTGAACCCTTtcatttttactattatttttggTATTTTACTTTTGGTCATTCTCATTtgtgtctttttaaaaatgacttctACAGATAGATACCAAAGGTGTAAACCTATGAAAGCATTTGTCAGTTTCAATGTTGTGGGATATAGTGACCACTCTGGCGAGTTGCTGGACTGCTGCATTGGGTGTGTCTTCTGAACTATGGGCCTCCCTTTGTTTGAAACAAAAGATTTTGGCAACTCATTTCCAGCAGTAAGTGGATAAAGCAATCAGCGAAAATAATACATTCATTACTGTTTGAGTCGGTGATCCTCTAATCGTTTAAATATACACCgaaaataatcacatttaaacCAACTCAACTGAAAACCCCCTCAAATCTCATTCAGCCTGTTGACTAAACAGTTTGCACATCCTCTCCCCCTGAAAGTGGGATTTTTAGAACGCTGCATTTTTCCTCCTATCTTTTTTTAGGATTAACTGAAGTTCCTGGGAGGAGAGATGATGCAATGTCAGAATTTGGGTGGGTAACAGACATTTTAAGTTACTCCTCTTTAAACAGAATAGTTAAAGACAAGAGAAGAAAGAGAGACAAGCTAAAGGGGCTTATAAAAGGAAAACTGTGAGGCCTTGTTCTCGAAAACcaaaggaaaaataaacaaggaaCATATCAAACAATGAAACCAAAGTCTTCCGTATTAGTGGTGAGTAATTTTTTTCCAggtgtttaatttatatatttacaaaat
The sequence above is a segment of the Onychostoma macrolepis isolate SWU-2019 chromosome 07, ASM1243209v1, whole genome shotgun sequence genome. Coding sequences within it:
- the cd81a gene encoding CD81 molecule a, which produces MGVEGCTKCIKYMLFFFNFIFWLAGCVILGVSLWLRHDNKTSSLLELKYEGAEPPSTFYISVYILIAVGAVMMFVGFLGCYGAIQESQCLLGTFFACLVILFACEVAAGIWGFMHKDKISKELITFYDSVYDRGVSLTDNEQKQAAATVLKVFHETLNCCGKGTLFSGAAMWLSDTCPQDKKTSDNCHTKIKELFSEKIYLIGIAALVVAVIMIFEMIFSMVLCCGIRNSPVY